In Psychrilyobacter piezotolerans, the genomic window AAGTTGATTTAAGGAAAGATAGAGATAAAATCTATCGATTCGGCTTCCTCAAATCCAAACATCACATTCATATTCTGCACCGCCTGTCCTGCTGCACCCTTCATAAGGTTATCTATGGCCGATATAATTATTACTCTTTTGGTTCTTTTGTCCACTCTTATGGAGATATCGCAATAGTTGCTCCCCTTTACCCATCTTGTTTCAGGTAAGGTATCTTTTATTCTTATAAATTTATCCCCCTGGTATTCATCTGAATATATCTTTTTTAACTCTTCTTCTTTCGTATCTTCCCTAAGTTTTGCATAGATAACCGATAAAATTCCCCTATTCATAGGTACCAGATGGGGAGTGAATGTAAGAGTCACCTCTTTTTTACTGATCTTACCAGCCTCTTGTTCTATCTCCGGTGTATGTCTATGCATTCCTACGGCATAAGCCTTTATAGATTCGCTGCATTCACACATAAGGCTGGGGATTGAGGCATTTCTACCGGCACCGCTTACCCCGGATTTTGCATCTATGATGATGGAATCTGTATCGATAAGGTTATTTTTTAAAAGTGGAATTACCCCCAACAAACTGGCTGTGGGATAGCACCCTGGATTTGCCACAAGATTACTATCAGCTATCTTTTCCCTGTTTAATTCGGTGAGCCCGTACACAGCCTGAGGTAAGATATCCTTTCCTTTACAGGGAACCTTATACCATTCTTCATATTTATCTGGATCATCAAGGCGAAAATCTGCCCCCAGGTCTATTACCTTCACCCCCATATCCAAGGCTTTCTTTGTGATTTCAAAGGCTTTTCCATGGGGAAGAGCTATGAAGAGAAGGTCTATTTTACTCAGATTTTCTTCAACCTGTGTACTGGAGATACACACCTTATTAAATTCACGGGAGTAATTCTCATAGATGCTGGAAAACTCCTCCCCCCCATAACTGTGAGATGCAATAAATTCTATTTTTATCCGGGAATGGGTTCTCAATAACCCTAAAAGTTGTTGACCAGCATACCCGGTAGCTCCTAATATTCCGACATTTTTCATCTGTTTTTCCCCTCCGATTTATGAACTTTTTTGCTTTAAACCTCTATTTTTACCTGTTTTACCCTATTTTTTTGTATAAAAAATGAGCCTACCGAAAATTTGGCAGACTCCTTGGAATCGACAAAATCTTATCGGTTATAAAAAAAATATTAAATTATATGATCTGCTTCCCCTAAAGCTTTCCCTTAGCATCTGTGTTCCTCCTCAAAATATTTATTTAAAATTTTACAAATAAAAAACCTGGTATAAGCACTTAAAATGGACTTCTACCAGGTTATCTCTAAAAACAAAAGTCAGCAATATTATTGCTGACCTGTTAATAAACTTTTTATATACTCATCAAAAACATTAGTCTTTGAATCTTTGCACAAAAAATTAGTTAGATTAATCAAGCCATTTTAAAATGATAGGTTTGTTGGGTTTAATTTTCCTCATCCTGCTGCTCCTGATTAACATAACAATTCCTCCTTGTGATTTATTTTTTAATTTAAAGTATGTTAACAAATGTTATTTGAATGTGTCAAGCTTTTTTTTTATTTTTTATTATCTGCCTATCTGGATGCAACGTCATCTTGCTTTTTTATAACGATATGTGTTATTGTTTGGTTAAAAAATACTAAAAAGTAGATTAAAAATAGGAGGAATACAGTGTTTGACTATCATATTCATTCGGAATTTTCCGATGATTCAACGGAAAAAATAATAAATATCGTGGAGGAAGCTATAAAAAAAGGCGGTAAAAAAATATGTTTTACAGAGCATAAGGAGTTTAATTACCCCGATAAAGATATTGAATTTAATTTAGATTATGAGGGGTATAAAAGAGAATTTGAAAGGATACGATCGATCTATGGGAAGAAGATAGAGCTTTATATGGGGGTTGAGATAGGAGTACAGGCAGGGGAAAAAAATATACAGGAGATAATCGAGTATACAAAAGAACATGAATTTGATTTTATTTTGGCATCTGCCCACTGTTTAGAAGGGGCAGGGTTATACGGTATGGATCCTGATGTAAAAAATTTAGATAATCTTTTTGCCGGATATTTTCGTGAGATGTTAGATGTGTTTAAACATTTTAACGATTATGATGTAGTGGGTCATATAGACTTATTAAGAAGATACTTTTTAGAGGCACAAACCCATGAGTTAGGGGAATCTAAAGAGGTATTGAGGGAACTTTTTGCCCACATAATACAGGAGGGAAAAGGGATAGAGATAAATACAGGGGGGCTTTTTTATGATTCTGCAAATATAAATCCTACCTTGGATATACTCAAACTGTATAAAGAAGCGGGAGGAGAGATAGTAACTATAGGCAGTGACTCCCACATAGCCGAAAGGGTACTCAGTAACTATGAAAAAGCCGTGGATTATTTAAGAAGTGCAGGGTTTGAATATGTGACTACCTTTGCCCGAAGAAAAAAAGAATTTCATAGAATAAAATAATATGAGGAAAATTTATGAAAAAATTAAAAAAAAGAAGATAAGTTTAAAGCCTTAATTTTAAAAGGATAAAAAGGAGATTTATAAATTATTTCTCGATAGAATTTGGCTATATTAAAAAAAAAAGTTTGAAAAATCATCTAAGGGTGCTATACTTATAAAAATTTATAAATTATATCTCAGGAGGAAAAAAATGTTTAATCAAATGTTCGCTATCAGGCATCATCATCACCACTAACAGGGTTTGTATTCTTTAAAAAGATACAGATCCATTTCGTTTAACGAAAATTCAGGGTCTGTATCTGGTGATAAAACATTTCTTAAAAACTGAGAATTTTTTAAGAGCCCCCAGGTACTAAAAAGTATCTGGGGGCTCTTTTTTTTATAGGAGGAATAAGATGAAAAACTACAGAAAAGAAGAGGAATTTGTCATGGATTTTGAAAAAATATTCGAGTCCTACGGGTATGAAAAGATCAGGCTGAATACCTTTGAGAAGTACGACACATACTTTGCAAACAAAGATATGATAAATGAGAATAATCTCCTGAAAATAATGAATCCAAAGGGCGACCTCTATGTGCTGAGGCCGGATATGACCCTGCCGGTAGTAAAATATTTTTCCGAACAACAGGCAGACAGGGGAAAATTTTACTACAACGACAGTGTGTTTCGTGCAGACAAAAACGGGCTGGAATTCAACGAAAGAAAACAGGTGGGGATAGAATATTTGGGTGGTGAAAATATCCTCTCCGACGTAGAGGTCCTGGACCTCGCTGTACAGACATTGGAAAAATTAGACCAAAACTACATTCTGTGTATCTCCAACACGGAATTTATCAAAGAGATGGTGAACTCTGTAACGGAGGAAAAAGAGGAAAGGGGGCGTATCCTCGAATATCTGTACAGAAGGAGCAGTGACCTTGAAAATTATCTGAAAAATATAGGTGTAGGGGAAGAAAAAGTCGCTAAACTTCTAAAGTTAAACCGGCTCTTCGGAAACTTTGAAATGGTAAAGGAAACTCTATATGAGATGGCAATGACTAATAAACAGAGGCAAATACTGGAGGATTTAGAGACTGTCCTAAAGGCTCTGGATAAAAAATATTCCCAGAAAAAGATAGAGATAGATTTTTCCATAAGTGTTGCACTGCAATACTATAACGGGCTGATCTTTAAAGGTTATATCTCGGATATCAGAAAGCCTGTACTGAGCGGCGGCAGGTATGACAAACTGGTTACAAGATTTGGAAAGGATGCATCGGCACTGGGTTTTTGTCTGGAGATAGACAATTATTTTGAGTCTATAAAAAGGGAGCGTACAAAGATAGATTATCTGCTCCTCTATTCAGATCTGGAAAACGGGTTTGAGGCCATGGAAAAGGCCAGAGAATACAGAAAATACGGTAAGACGGTAAGGGTTTTGACAGAGGATAAAAGCCAAACGCTCCAGGAGCTCAAAGAAAAATATTCGATAATTCAATATTTTTAGGATTGAGGAAAGTATAAAATTATGTATGGGATTGTGAGGAAGAAAAATTTAATTACACTTAATTGGATGCAGCATAACATAACGTTACTTTTTAGGAGGACAGATCATGTATATAAATATAGCTCTGCCCAAGGGCAGATTGGGGAAAAAATCATACGACCTTTTGAAAAAAATAGGTTATTCGTGCAAGGAACTGGAAGAGGAAGGCAGAAAGCTTGTATTTACAAGCGAGGAAAATAAAGTGAGATACTTCTGGGTAAAACCAAGTGACGTATCTGTATATGTGGAAAAAGGTATTGCAGATATAGGGGTCGCCGGGGTGGATGTACTCATGGAAAACGAGGCAGATGTCTATGACATGCTGGACCTTGGATTTGGCAGGTGTTATTTTGCCATAGCTGCCCCAAGGGGATGGGAATATAACGGCAACAGGACCATAAAGATAGCTACGAAATATATTAATTATGCCAGAAAGTATTTTGAAAAAATGGAAAGAAAGGTGGAACTCATAAAATTAAATGGTTCTGTGGAGCTGGCTCCCATGGTGGGCCTTTCCGATGCCATAGTGGACATAGTGGAAACCGGTGCCACACTGAGAGAAAATAATCTGGATATCATAGAAAAACTGGAGAATATCAGTGCAAGGATAATTGTCAACAAGGTAAGCTATAAATTTAAAAATGAGACTATAGAAAAAGTGCTTGAGGATATAAGGGGGGAGCTATAATGAAAATACTTAGAAGTTCACAGTACGATGCCATCAAGTCTGAGATCCTATCAAGGGGTGACCTGGACTATAAAGATATCAATGTTACTGTAGAAGAGATAGTAAAAAATGTAAAGGAAAATGGAGACAGTGCAGTCCTTGAATATACTGCAAAGTTTGACGGTGCAGAACTGGAGAGGATGGAGGTCACAGCAGAGGAGATGGAAAGAGCTTGGGAAAGAACTCCTGAATCTCTCAAAATAGCTCTCGCAGAAGCAGCCCACAGCATCAGAAGGTTTCACGAAAGACAGAAGAGAAATTCATTCATGGATAATACAACAAAGGGAAAGATAACCGGACAGCTCATAAATCCAATAGAAAAAGTAGGAATATATGTTCCAGGGGGGAAATCCCCTTATCCGTCTACAGTTCTTATGAATGCCATTCCTGCAAAGGTGGCAGGTGTAGAAGATCTGGTTATGATCACTCCTCCCGGAAAAACAGGTGAGATCATGGATAATATTCTGGCAGCTGCAAAAATAGCCGGTGTTGACAGGATATTCAAGGTAGGAGGAGCCCAGGGAATAGCTGCACTGGCATATGGTACCCAAACCATCCCAAAGGTGTACAAGATAACGGGACCGGGCAATATCTACGTAGCCCTGGCCAAAAAACAGGTGTATGGAATAGTGGACATTGACATGATAGCAGGACCAAGCGAGATCCTAATTATAGCAGACGACAGTGCAAATCCCAGATATATTGCTGCGGATCTTCTTTCTCAGGCAGAACATGATGAACTGGCTTCCTCTTTACTTATAACTCCCAGTGAGAAACTGGCAGAAACAGTATCAAAAGAGGTGGATATCCAGCTGGCTGAACTCACCAAGAAAGAGATAGCAGCAAAATCTCTGGAAAACTACGGAAGAATTATAATCACAGAGGATCTGGACGAAGCCATCGATCTAGCCAACGACATAGCTGCAGAACATTTGGAGCTCATGGTAGCCGAACCTTTTCTTTATGTAAACTCAATTAAAAATGCCGGAGCAGTATTCGTAGGGGAGAATACACCAGAACCTTTGGGAGATTACTATGCCGGACCAAATCATACACTCCCTACAAATGGAACTGCAAAATTTTCATCGCCCCTTTCAGTGGATGATTTCATAAAGAAAACTTCGGTAATCTATTATTCCAAGGAAGCACTGAAAGAAGTAAAAGACACCATCCTGGAGATCTCAGAAAGTGAGGGACTGACGGCTCACAGCAATTCCATCAGGATTAGATTTGAGGAGGAAAAATTATGAAATATTGGAGCAAGATCACTAAGACGCTGACTCCTTATGTCCCGGGAGAGCAGTTGAATGAACCCGGGATAATAAAGCTCAACACCAATGAAAATCCTTTTCCGCCATCTCCAAAAGTTATCGAAAAAATAAAAAAATGTCTGGGATCGGAGCTTAAGAAGTATCCCGATCCTGAGAGTACTGAACTGAGAAATTCCATTGCAGACTTTTATGAGATAGAAAAAGATAATGTATTTGTTGGAAACGGGTCCGATGAAGTCCTTGCCCATGTCTTTATGGCATTTTTTAAAGACAAGAAACTCTATTTTCCGGATATTACATACAGCTTTTATCCTGTTTACTGCGGATTATATGAGATAAACTATCAGACCATTTCTCTAAACAAAAAATTTGAAATGGAGACGAAGGAGTATCTCAACCTGGACGGGAACATCATCTTTCCAAATCCAAATGCACCTACAGGCATAGGGATGGAGCTGGATGCCATTGAAAAAATCTTGAAAAACAATCCCGGCAACCTCGTAGTTGTGGACGAAGCCTATATAGATTTTGGAGGTAAATCTGCAGTGGAACTTATAGATAATTACAAGAACCTCCTCATTGTCCAGACCTTCTCAAAATCAAGATCTCTGGCCGGTATGAGGATAGGGTTCGCTATCGGTGACGAGAAACTTATAGAGGGACTCATAAGGGTAAAAGATTCGTTCAATTCATATCCTTTGGACAGACTGGCCCAGGCTGCAGGAAAGGCTGCCATGGAGGACAGAGATTACTTTGAATATACCCGGGATGAGATAATAAAAAACAGGGAATGGACAATATCAGAACTTAGAATGAGAGGCATGGAGCTGCTTCCCTCAAAGGCAAACTTTATCTTTGTAAGGGTGAAAGATGCCGAAAATATGTACAGGGAATTAAAGGCAAGAAAGATCCTTGTGAGATATTTTAAAAAGCCTCTCATGGACAGCTATTTGAGAATTTCCATTGGAACAAAGGAAGAGATGGGAAAACTGATAAAAAATATTGATCAGATAATGGGGGTGTAATTGTGAGAAAAAGCTCGATAAAAAGAAAGACAAAGGAAACCGAGATAGATCTGGAACTGAATCTGGACGGTAGTGGTAAATACGAGATATCAACAGGAATAGGATTCTTCGACCACATGATGGAACTTTTTACAAGGCACGGTCTCTTTGATATAAAGCTGAAGGTAAAGGGGGACACCTATATCGACTGCCACCATTCAGTGGAGGACGCAGGTATAGTCCTTGGCAGGGCGTTCAGGGAAGCACTGGGTGAGATGAAAGGTATCAGAAGGTACGGAAATTTTTATCTGCCAATGGATGAAACCCTTACCCTTGCTGCCATTGATATCAGCGGGAGGGCATATCTCCACATGGACCCTATTCCCGACAAAAGAGTGGGGGATATGGAAAGTGAAATGGTAAAAGAATTTTTCTGGGCCTTTGTAAGAAATGCCCAAATAACCCTTCATATAAAGTTAATCCACGGAGACAACACCCACCATATCATCGAGAGTATATTTAAAGGGGTAGCCAGAGCACTGGATCAGGCTGTGACCATAGACGAAAGAATAAAAGGGGAGATCCCTTCGACAAAAGGAGTGATATAGGGATGATTGCAATTATAGATTACGGTGTAGGAAATATTCATTCGGTTATGAGTGCACTAAATAAACTGGAAATAGAAAATGTTCTCACTTCTGACCCTGAGGTGATAAAAAATGCTGACGGAATAATCCTTCCAGGGGTGGGGGCCTTCAGGGATGCTGTAAAAAGTCTTGAAGATACAGGTCTCATCCCTCTCATAAAAAAATGTGCAGCAGATGGGAAACCTCTTCTGGGGATCTGTTTGGGGATGCAGCTCCTCTATGAAAAAAATT contains:
- the hisC gene encoding histidinol-phosphate transaminase; protein product: MKYWSKITKTLTPYVPGEQLNEPGIIKLNTNENPFPPSPKVIEKIKKCLGSELKKYPDPESTELRNSIADFYEIEKDNVFVGNGSDEVLAHVFMAFFKDKKLYFPDITYSFYPVYCGLYEINYQTISLNKKFEMETKEYLNLDGNIIFPNPNAPTGIGMELDAIEKILKNNPGNLVVVDEAYIDFGGKSAVELIDNYKNLLIVQTFSKSRSLAGMRIGFAIGDEKLIEGLIRVKDSFNSYPLDRLAQAAGKAAMEDRDYFEYTRDEIIKNREWTISELRMRGMELLPSKANFIFVRVKDAENMYRELKARKILVRYFKKPLMDSYLRISIGTKEEMGKLIKNIDQIMGV
- the hisD gene encoding histidinol dehydrogenase; translated protein: MKILRSSQYDAIKSEILSRGDLDYKDINVTVEEIVKNVKENGDSAVLEYTAKFDGAELERMEVTAEEMERAWERTPESLKIALAEAAHSIRRFHERQKRNSFMDNTTKGKITGQLINPIEKVGIYVPGGKSPYPSTVLMNAIPAKVAGVEDLVMITPPGKTGEIMDNILAAAKIAGVDRIFKVGGAQGIAALAYGTQTIPKVYKITGPGNIYVALAKKQVYGIVDIDMIAGPSEILIIADDSANPRYIAADLLSQAEHDELASSLLITPSEKLAETVSKEVDIQLAELTKKEIAAKSLENYGRIIITEDLDEAIDLANDIAAEHLELMVAEPFLYVNSIKNAGAVFVGENTPEPLGDYYAGPNHTLPTNGTAKFSSPLSVDDFIKKTSVIYYSKEALKEVKDTILEISESEGLTAHSNSIRIRFEEEKL
- a CDS encoding histidinol-phosphatase HisJ family protein — its product is MFDYHIHSEFSDDSTEKIINIVEEAIKKGGKKICFTEHKEFNYPDKDIEFNLDYEGYKREFERIRSIYGKKIELYMGVEIGVQAGEKNIQEIIEYTKEHEFDFILASAHCLEGAGLYGMDPDVKNLDNLFAGYFREMLDVFKHFNDYDVVGHIDLLRRYFLEAQTHELGESKEVLRELFAHIIQEGKGIEINTGGLFYDSANINPTLDILKLYKEAGGEIVTIGSDSHIAERVLSNYEKAVDYLRSAGFEYVTTFARRKKEFHRIK
- the hisG gene encoding ATP phosphoribosyltransferase → MYINIALPKGRLGKKSYDLLKKIGYSCKELEEEGRKLVFTSEENKVRYFWVKPSDVSVYVEKGIADIGVAGVDVLMENEADVYDMLDLGFGRCYFAIAAPRGWEYNGNRTIKIATKYINYARKYFEKMERKVELIKLNGSVELAPMVGLSDAIVDIVETGATLRENNLDIIEKLENISARIIVNKVSYKFKNETIEKVLEDIRGEL
- the argC gene encoding N-acetyl-gamma-glutamyl-phosphate reductase, translated to MKNVGILGATGYAGQQLLGLLRTHSRIKIEFIASHSYGGEEFSSIYENYSREFNKVCISSTQVEENLSKIDLLFIALPHGKAFEITKKALDMGVKVIDLGADFRLDDPDKYEEWYKVPCKGKDILPQAVYGLTELNREKIADSNLVANPGCYPTASLLGVIPLLKNNLIDTDSIIIDAKSGVSGAGRNASIPSLMCECSESIKAYAVGMHRHTPEIEQEAGKISKKEVTLTFTPHLVPMNRGILSVIYAKLREDTKEEELKKIYSDEYQGDKFIRIKDTLPETRWVKGSNYCDISIRVDKRTKRVIIISAIDNLMKGAAGQAVQNMNVMFGFEEAESIDFISIFP
- a CDS encoding ATP phosphoribosyltransferase regulatory subunit yields the protein MKNYRKEEEFVMDFEKIFESYGYEKIRLNTFEKYDTYFANKDMINENNLLKIMNPKGDLYVLRPDMTLPVVKYFSEQQADRGKFYYNDSVFRADKNGLEFNERKQVGIEYLGGENILSDVEVLDLAVQTLEKLDQNYILCISNTEFIKEMVNSVTEEKEERGRILEYLYRRSSDLENYLKNIGVGEEKVAKLLKLNRLFGNFEMVKETLYEMAMTNKQRQILEDLETVLKALDKKYSQKKIEIDFSISVALQYYNGLIFKGYISDIRKPVLSGGRYDKLVTRFGKDASALGFCLEIDNYFESIKRERTKIDYLLLYSDLENGFEAMEKAREYRKYGKTVRVLTEDKSQTLQELKEKYSIIQYF
- the hisB gene encoding imidazoleglycerol-phosphate dehydratase HisB; the encoded protein is MRKSSIKRKTKETEIDLELNLDGSGKYEISTGIGFFDHMMELFTRHGLFDIKLKVKGDTYIDCHHSVEDAGIVLGRAFREALGEMKGIRRYGNFYLPMDETLTLAAIDISGRAYLHMDPIPDKRVGDMESEMVKEFFWAFVRNAQITLHIKLIHGDNTHHIIESIFKGVARALDQAVTIDERIKGEIPSTKGVI